Part of the Sinorhizobium sp. BG8 genome, GAGTGGACGGAGAAGTAGGCTCGGCAGGTCCGAAGGCGAACGGAGCGAATGCGAAATGCTGCGCTATCCCGGCCAGAGGTCACCCCAGCTTCAGCACGAGCACGCCAAGGGCAATGGTCGCACCTGCGAGATAGCGCCAGATGCTCGCCTTTTCCTTGAGGATGACGACGGAGATCAAAAGCGCGAAAACGATCGCGGTTTCGCGCAATGCCGCGACGGAGGCGACGGGGGCTTTCGTCATGGCCCAGAGCGCGAGGCCATAGGAGGCGATTGATCCGGCGCCGCCAAACAGGCCGCGTTTCCAGTTTCGCTTGACGTGGTGAGCGACGACGTCGCGGCCACGTCGCAGGATCGCCCAGCTGAAGAGCAGGACCGGCGGCAGCAACGACATCCACAGCGTGTAGGAAACGGCGTTTCCGGATATCCTGGCGCCCGCGCCGTCGACGAAGGTGTAGGTCGCAATCACCACCGCATTCGCAAGGGCCAGGACAAAGGCGTGCCGGCCGCCATGGCGCGATTCGAAGGCAAGTGTGAGTACGCCGGCCGAGATGACCAGGATGCCGGCGAGGGCCGCATTCGAAAGATGTTCGCCGAGCACGATGCCGCTGGTCGATGCCACGATGAGGGGGGCCGCACCACGCATCAGCGGATAGACCAACCCGATGTCGCCCGCCCGGTAGGCGGCGGCAACAAGCTGGAAATAGGCGAATTGCAGGAAGGCCGAGACCAGAATGAACGGCCAGGCCCCGGATGCGGGGAGCGGAACGAAGGGCAGGAACGCAAGGCCCACCATGCCTGCACCAAGCGCGATCATCGCCGCATCGAGCGATTTGTCGGATCCCGCCTTGACGATCGCGTTCCACGTCGCATGGAGTGCCGCTCCGAGCAGGACAAGAGCGATGACATCAAGCGGCACGGCGGAACCTCGAGGAGAGTGGCGAAGCCAGAAAGGAAAGGCGGCCGCGCCTTTTCCGCTCAAACGGCGCGATTTGCAATCGGTATCTTTGGGGTATTGCCGGTTGTCGAGCGGAAAACGTCCGTCGGGGGGCAGCATGGGCGCCGGAGGCCAAATTCGCAATCTACGGCAAAGAGGGGTAGAATAAAGGATCGAGCAACGGAACGATCAGTGCTGAACTGCTGCGGCCTTGCCGTCGAACGCCGAGGGAGGCTTCGATGAAACACGACCACTATTCAAGCGCCTACATCTGCGAAATCCTGCGGACGGTCCACACGATCGCCGTGGTGGGTGCGTCCGCGAACGTTTCGCGTCCGAGCTACGGCGTCATGGGGTTCCTGCTCGGCAAGGGCTACCACGTCATTCCGGTCAATCCCGGCCACGCCGGCAAGCAAATACTGGGGCAGACGGTGTACGCGCATCTTGCCGACATCCCGGAGGCGATCGACATGGTCGATGTGTTCCGGCCGGCGAGCCAGCTTCATGCCGTCGTCGACGAGGTGCTCGCGCTCCGGCCGCTGCCCGCCGTCCTGTGGGGACAGTTCGCCGTGCGTGACGATGCAGCGGCAGCGCGGGCGGAGGCAGCAGGGCTTCGGGTCGTGATGGATCGTTGCCCTTCTACGGAGTTTGCGCAGTTGACGCTTCGCGCGTCCTGATTGCCGTCTCGCAATTTGCCGTATTGACTTTGGATGCGTGCCTCTCATGTTGTCGGAGGGACAACGGGAGCGGGCAATGAATCACGACGACTATCCCGATAGCTATCTTGCAGAGATCTTGCAGAAGACGAAGGTCATCGCCCTCGTCGGTGCCTCGCCGAATCCGGAACGGCCGAGCTATCGCGTGATGGGATTTCTGCTTCGGAAGGGATACCGGGTGATACCGGTCAATCCCGGTCAGGCCGGAAAAGAGATTCAGGGGCAGAAAGTCTACGCCCACCTTGCCGATATTCCGGAACCGATTGACATGGTCGACGTGTTTCGCGCTCCGCACGCCCTGCCGGGCCTCGTCGACGAGGTTCTCCTCCTTGATCCACGTCCCAAGGTGATCTGGGGGCAGCTTTCCGTGCGGCATGACCAGGCCGCCTCACGCGCCGAAGACGCGGGTATCCGGGTGGTGATGGATCGCTGTCCGGCGATCGAGTACCCGCGCCTCGTGGGATGATCCCGAAAATCTCAACGAGTCCTGCCGGACCGGCAGATGACAATCTTACCTTGCGAGGGCGGTCCCTCCCGGATCGCCGGCAAGGCGCATGAAGCGAAATGCACAAAAATGAAAGGGAGGAATTGATGACGGCACGAAATCCAGGATTTTCGACGCTCGCGGTACATGCGGGTGCCCAGCCTGATGCCGCGACCGGTGCACGGGCAACCCCCATCTACCAGACCACCAGCTTCGTCTTCAACGACGCCGACCATGCCGCAGCCCTTTTCGGGCTTCAGGCCTTCGGGAACATCTATACCCGCATCATGAACCCGACGCAGGCCGTGCTCGAAGAGCGCGTCGCGGCGCTCGAGGGCGGGACGGCGGCGCTTGCCGTCGCCTCAGGTCATGCGGCGCAGATGATCGTCTTTCACACGATCATGCGTCCGGGGGAGAATTTCATCGCAGCGCGCAGGCTCTACGGCGGGTCGATCAACCAGTTCGGGCATTCGTTCCAGTCCTTCGACTGGCATGTGCGCTGGGCCGATCCCGAGGATCCCGCATCCTTCGAGAGCCAGATCGACGACAAGACCAAGGCAATCTTCATCGAGAGCCTCGCCAATCCGGGCGGTACCTTCGTGGACATCGCCGCCATTGCCGATATCGCGCACCGGCACGGCTTGCCGCTTATCGTCGATAACACCATGGCGACCCCCTATCTCGTTCGTCCGTTCGAACACGGCGCCGACGTGG contains:
- a CDS encoding EamA family transporter; amino-acid sequence: MPLDVIALVLLGAALHATWNAIVKAGSDKSLDAAMIALGAGMVGLAFLPFVPLPASGAWPFILVSAFLQFAYFQLVAAAYRAGDIGLVYPLMRGAAPLIVASTSGIVLGEHLSNAALAGILVISAGVLTLAFESRHGGRHAFVLALANAVVIATYTFVDGAGARISGNAVSYTLWMSLLPPVLLFSWAILRRGRDVVAHHVKRNWKRGLFGGAGSIASYGLALWAMTKAPVASVAALRETAIVFALLISVVILKEKASIWRYLAGATIALGVLVLKLG
- a CDS encoding CoA-binding protein, whose translation is MKHDHYSSAYICEILRTVHTIAVVGASANVSRPSYGVMGFLLGKGYHVIPVNPGHAGKQILGQTVYAHLADIPEAIDMVDVFRPASQLHAVVDEVLALRPLPAVLWGQFAVRDDAAAARAEAAGLRVVMDRCPSTEFAQLTLRAS
- a CDS encoding CoA-binding protein produces the protein MNHDDYPDSYLAEILQKTKVIALVGASPNPERPSYRVMGFLLRKGYRVIPVNPGQAGKEIQGQKVYAHLADIPEPIDMVDVFRAPHALPGLVDEVLLLDPRPKVIWGQLSVRHDQAASRAEDAGIRVVMDRCPAIEYPRLVG